Genomic window (Nymphaea colorata isolate Beijing-Zhang1983 chromosome 1, ASM883128v2, whole genome shotgun sequence):
gatttgatgttgATGTAACATAGCACGGCGCGTGGGGGCTTGTGTGAGCAATTGTCCATACAGtcccacaaatttttttttcttttttcttttttttttttacattggcGGTCACCAATAATTACTAATGCATATGTATATCCTTAATGATTTGCTTAGTGCCTCTCTACCATTTTATTTTGTGTAAGTTTTTCTAAACTAATGCCCCTAATCAAAATTTGCTGTTAGCATGCTTTTGCTAATATGGTAAAAGATCCATGGTAAAATTTATAGTTTCCATAGGTTAGAGCTAAGATCCacatttaaaattctttttatatttttttgcattGAAATTAATGATTTGCTTAATGTCGCTCTACCATTTTAGTGTAAGTTTTTCTAAATTAATGCCCTCACCAAAATTTGCTGGCTTTGCCACTGGATAGCATGTTTTTGATATTATGGTAAAAGAGCATGATAAAATTTATAGTTGATCATAGGTCAGACCTAAGATCCACATTTAAATTTCTTATTGTATTTGCATTGAAAAAATGTATGATTTAAGATCGAATGACAGATGATTGGAGCTTAAATTCACAGCTCTCAAACCTtgaggttgcatttgatagcctgAGATCTTAGATATGaggctgcattaaaaggtgtTTTTTGGTAGATCATCAGTTTAAACAATAACTGAAAATCTCAGTAAtgtggattttaaatccatgttacatgttaaatccatagatttgagatcctaatGATCTACGACCACTgcggatctcagatccatggtcAAACAAACACAAGCTGAAGATTTTAAAACAAGGCAATCAAACAACCCCttaatgaaaataacaaaaaacaattaattGCTTACTTAATGGAATGTATTTCTTGAGCAGCCAAATGTAAAGTAAAAAACAAGCATGTTTTGGTTTGCCTTGAGAGCCGAAACTTTGACATGTCCATGTCAAATATGCATTTACGATACATATTCCGCTTGATCTCATTTCTGGATTTTGCAGAAACATGGTTCGCTATGTAATTTCTTTCGGTAGAAAATAAATGCCAATGTTATGTCTTCCAAGATGCTTGTATTATGGACAACTTGGTAATGAAAGAAGAAACTTCTCAAATAAAGTGAAAATCGGGCATGTATGGCAAACGGAAATTATAACGAGAAAGATTTGagaacttaaaaattaaaatattctCAAGAGACTTTTCAGGCCAATGAATTTGGGCCTGTATCCGAGACTTTtgatttttatatgattttttttttttgcatattttggAGCAGCTGTATCAgtcaatatttaaaaaagaaggTTATTCAAGCCCTTTCTCGttacatttttctgaaaaataatgATATGCATCTCCATGTATAAACCATATTTACAACATCAGTTCAAATATGAGAGCTCGTGATTTGAGATTCTGGAATCTAATTTCCGGTCAATAGATTTCAGAGTTTTCGTTTAAAAGCAAGATAGATGTCATAACAAGATCCTCAAACAGAAACACAGTTTCAATATTAAACTAAAACCGCAATTGCAAATTTATGGCATCACTTGACTTGTTGTCTGCATCACCATCCTCACCAACGAACAGACCAAGACGAACTAAAACAGCAATTGGTATATTATGCCATCACACTCacaagttttccttttctgtcattttctctcctttttcccTTCATTGGCAAGGTGGAGCTGGGCAGGATCCTACCAgattatacccaagaaatgcACAACTGAAGCATTGAAAACTTGAACTCCTTTAACTTGAACAACTTAAAACCATCCCCTAACCATGTGGGCAGTGCTCCTATTCAAGCCCTTATCATTTGAAGATATGGAACTTCCTGCATATCCTATGATGCCTAGTTtagagaaaaacagaagaatCTTGTTTAAGATCAGCCAAATGCCCACTCTGCCATAGCACTGAAAGGCAGCAAAGAACAAGCAGGCGCTTATGACATTAAAGCAACAACTGgatgagacatttttttaaattcagagACGGAAATAACAGACCTTTCAACTTCCTGTATCTGCAGCTTTCTCTAAACTCAGAAATGGAAACAACACCAGCTTCTCACCTCGCTGGGGTGGAGCCCTTCGCACTATCGGTGCATTTCTTGGCAAAGTATCGGGATTAGTGATTACTGTGTTTAAACTATCGTTTGCCAGGTTtttagaagaaaacaaaaactaaccATACTATTTGAGCACCAACACCTGAGTGCTAGTGCTGACAAAAAATCTTGGAAAGCCAGATGAAACAGAAGCCTATTTCACAGCCTGATTATAGATGAGTATGCAAGAGGAGGAAATTGTctaaaaatattaaacataAACATCTAAACCACAGTTTGTTCTACAATATCATGTATGAGCTATGATACAGAAACAAGATGGATTAGTCACCAACATGCAGACCCTCTTGTACAAAACAAATCTGTCATACTAACTGATCACCAAAAGTTAAGACCGGCCCCAAAGTGTGAGATGCACTCCTGATGAAAGAGTACAGCACATCCAATCAAAAGATTGCACAACATCTAGGACTATTGGATCCATTTGTTTCTCCAAGACCTCTGGCTTTGATATGACAATGTAAGTAGCAAAAAAATTTATTCCTGCTTGTCACGATTGAGGCGAGCTCGGTGCTTCAGCTCTGCTTTTTTCCACCGTACAATTAAATAGCACAGATTGAACAGTGTATTGACCTTGAGAGAGGAAAAGTGTTAGGTTAAAAAGGAGtggcttttttttaaaatacaaagATGGATATGGGTTGCCATTGATACTTACAAGTATGATAATTGCAATGATCAGAAGAGGGCCAGACCAAAGTACTGAAAGGAAAAGACCATTTGGATCAAAATAATTCTGTCCAGCAAACTTTCTCCAATTGCTTCCAAGTAGATGATTAATATTTTCAGCCAAATATACACCACCAACTGCAAGGTGCAGAAATCATCAGGGCAAGCATTGCAGTTAACAAGTTTAAAATActatataaagtataaactgtTGTCAAATGCATTGAACTGTACATAGCAACGTTCAACCGTACACACCAACAGCGAACAATAATGTTAACATATGAAAATTAGAAAGCATATAAATTTCCTGGAAACAAGAAAGCTTGCCCCTGATAAGACGAGAAAATAAGAGTGGAGATCAGACCATCTCGCAGTCTCATGTGAATATAATGGCATTCCTTTTCATCATGGCTTACAGATCCAAGGGAAACGTGTAGGTTCCCTCCACTTTTTAAAGTTCTTAATACTTAACGCATCAGAAAACACAACGCATTTCAACTATCTTTgtatattttaagttttttttgtatttcaagTAATTacagttttcagtttttttttaactttttgttttaGGTCACCACCAATTGACTAGTCCTGTGTAGGTTTTACATGGATCTGACACTATAGTCATGTTGAAGGTCCATATTCGCACACAATCTTGTTGAAGCATAAACATTGACTTGACAATATTCGTACACAATCTGGTTGAAGCATAACCATTGACTTCACATGGTGTAAGGCACTCAATTATGCAAATTTCGAACAAGAGCCTCATGAAAGTCATGAAGCACTGCTTCAAGACCATCAAATGGATCTCTAGCTTTGATGATCTAAGCCAGAAGAAGGAGATCCATCTCAGAAGAAATCCATGACAATATGGAGCACCTCATGTCACTTAGCAAAAGGTCGTACTGTGCCCAAGCTGATGCATCAAAAACATCGCTTTTATTTCTAACAAACAATGAAATGATAGTCTGCCAGCATGGCTCCTAAACCCCTGCAATCAGATTTGTCCAGCCTCGATAGTCTAccacattgtcacaaatatcctTCTCAGACTTTTATGGGGCAAAGTTCTTCACAGATCTAATCAGCAAATATGTTCTTTTCTGGAAAAGCAGTGTGAGTCcagaaaactaaaatatataAGAACAACAGTTTATgaattttctactatttttcttacaaaaaagtTTTGATAAACATTCAAGatagttattaaaatgttaaaaaaacaaaacatgaaaaatagaaGTGTTGAACATTTTTCACAATGGCTTTTAAGACAGCATACAAAATatcattatattttcattttcgtCATATTTCAGCATATCATGatcatttcacttttttttttcatttcacttgtttatgcaatattttgaaaatatcattgaTATTTGGGACAATTATCTACCATGAACGAAGGAAACAAGAAATGAAGGAGTAATTAAACAGAAAATAAACTAACGAAAATGTGGAAAATTTCATAGCTTCAATCTCAAGTGATCTAGCTAATTAAAATGTATAAATCATCCATTCATAATATCACagacagaaaacaaaataactgAGTAAAAAAGATAATCCCTACAAAAATAATAACCTAAAATGATAACGCTTCACAACTAATAATGGCTagactatgattttttttaattcaaaaacttAACAAAAAGATTATTCTGGATCTAGATGGATCTAGTGTGCCCAGGTCACATTTGGATTGCCCAAAGCTCCTGCATCGATCTCCCTGGGCTGAATAAAAGCACCCTTCGGTCTGAtttgcttctgcttcttccAATTTTGCTTAATCTGACATGCTACAAACTCAAAATGAGATTGGAGCATGTGGTCGTGCTAAATAAAATCAGCACTCTGAAGATGGGATGTTACAATTCATCTGCCTTAAAGAATACACATCCGTACGTTTTGGGCCCTGACATGGCTCCAATACCAACTGCAATAATCCAGCTTTTTAAAATTGACTCGAGTATTTGCTCTGCTAATTGTATCCCACTTTTACAGCCAGCTTTTTTTGGAATTCAAAAAGGGCTATGAATCAGGGCACAAGGTAGTACAAGAAGTAGGTATATAAGGACatgaaattttctcaaaggatCTTAGATATGAAATTATTGTCAAATGGCTCCCAGGCACAGGATGTTCAACTTTTCATGCGTAAGGAATCTGAACAGAAGATTGAATCAAAGATCCGAACTCTATCCCGATCAAAACTTTCAACTCTCTTCAAATTTCAACTAAGGAAACCACAGCACTATGCAATTCCACGAATCAAGGGTCCACAATTAACCCTTCAATTGCATGCTATTTCTTAGTTCAAAAGATAGAGATCTATTTGTTTTTTACAAATATTTGATGTCCCTACAAGGACATTTCAAGGGCCAGAAAGAATCTTGAGACCTCTGTATTTCTGCTATAAGTTCTACATGAAGATAATACATATCTAAACATGATGCGGCTGACAATAGCAATGATGTATGGGGCTGCAAGAAGGCTAATCTAGCAATCAGGACGAATGGCATGTAGTAAAAATGCAAATAGCTTTTTCTAAATCAATTAGGGAATACATATCTAAACATGATGCTGCTGACATCCATaccttaatttttctttaaaaactaAAGGAAATAACACTTCTGCACAACATAAACTAATAAAGAAGGTGTTAGACAAGTAGGAATGTCACAACATACGTGCTAGAAGAAACAAGATCATCTGAAAGTTGCTATGCTTCCTGGAGGCGATAGCCACCACCACAAGAATCACATGAAAAATCAGCAACGATATCAACCATGGctcctacaaaaaaaaaaaaaaaaaaaaaaaaaaaaaaaaaaaaaaaacacaacagAATAACTGTAAGGCAGAACATAACAGGTCCATACTTTTATTAAGAATGATATATACATGAGTAGAgtgtgcttgtgtgtgtgtatgtgtgatcctgatgtgtgtgtgtgtatgtgtgatcatgatgtgtgtgtgtaagagagagagagagagagcacgcaAACCCTGGAGACCTAAATGACCACCCACGATCAGATGGTAATACCAACCGTCTTTTCTAGCTCCAGTCTATTATGTCGGTATTCTCCTCTCCTATGAAGCCCATTCTAATAGATGTGACTACATGCAGCCAAGattgcatacatatatgtacaaaaGAGAAGTAGAGAACCTTAACAAATCAACTGTAATGCAGCAACAAAGAACTACCAGCTATGCACAAACAAGGGACTTAAACTTAAGAAAGCGAGCTCAATATAAATGCTTTTGCACACATAACAAACATTCAAAATGCTCATCTCCTCaaagagatatatatattcactttcATTAGATGTAAAATCTTATAATTTCAATGCAGATATTTATCCTTCATTATGGATGTGAACACTTGCATATTTTGTACCCATGGTTACTATTTCTGTGTAGGTCAAGGTTATAAAAATGTCTCCTACAAAATATTTCTTCATGAGGAATCCAAATCATCCCCTAGTTTCTTTACTGAAAGCCCGGACGATCTGCTGGTACAGCTTAACAGCACCAACTACTTTTTATCTAAGATAATACGGTAGAGACTAGTAAGGCAATAGGTTGAACCGTTGAAGGATGCTTAACCTTCGGTTACTGCACTGGATAGAACGAAGCACAAAAGCACATGTCCAGCCATAGCACATGTCCGGCCATAGACACGAACAAACAACCGTTTCACTTGTACCAAAATAGATTGTTTCATCAGATGTCttaatttttaagcaaaataatgacaaaaatgtattTCACTACTATTCATCCTGCTTTCATAGTTAAGGTGGCTTACACAAATACCATTTATGATTCTATCCATCTTTGTtgctttgctttttcttttcccaatt
Coding sequences:
- the LOC116249574 gene encoding uncharacterized protein LOC116249574, producing the protein MEEVKSAIEGQLDFLSDLFDKVRDEIRSGSQPAIDNFVGFFHAIDWKEPWLISLLIFHVILVVVAIASRKHSNFQMILFLLALGGVYLAENINHLLGSNWRKFAGQNYFDPNGLFLSVLWSGPLLIIAIIILVNTLFNLCYLIVRWKKAELKHRARLNRDKQE